The Edaphobacter flagellatus sequence ATCCCATCTTCGGTCAGCCCACGCCTTCGCCTGATCCTTCCGGGTTCAAAAATCCTGTCACCGACCAGAAGGACACCGGGGTCGGCATCGTCGAGGCGGTTCCCGCCGCAGCCAACAAAGCCGTTGAGCCTGTGCTGACGCTGGCGCAGGTCTACGGCTCGCAGGGGCCAGGCGTCGTCTCCGGCATTCAGAAGGCCGGGCAGATCGTCTTCCACTCCGTCGGTGATACCGGCAGCGCCAAAGGTCCCTCCACGCAATCGCAGGTCGCCGACAAGATGGTGACCGACTTCACCGAGACCAACTCCGCCGACGTTCCCTCCTTCCTCTTCCACCTCGGCGACCTTGTCTATTACTTCGGCGAATCCAACTACTATTACGACCAGTTCTTCGAACCCTACCGCCTTTATCCGGCACCAATCGTCGCCATCCCCGGCAACCATGACGGCGTGGTCTACGCCACCGACCCCGAGCCCACGCTCACGGCCTTCCTCCGCAACTTCTGCGCGACTTCGTTCGCACCCTCGCCCGATGCCGGCGGATTGCTGCGCAGCACGATGATTCAGCCGGCGGTCTACTTCACCTTCGACTGCCCCTTCGTGCGTATCCTCGGCCTCTATTCCAATGTGCTTGAAGACCCCGGTGTCATTTCTGACCAGAGCGGTACGTACAAGACGCTCGATTCGCGGCAGGTCGATTTCCTTACCGCTGCGCTCAAGCGCGTGAAGTCCGACAAGTTCACCGGAGCCGTCATCATCGCCGTGCATCATCCCCCATTTACCGGAGGCGCCGTGCATGGCGGCAGCCCGCTGATGCTCGCTGACATCGACACAGCCTGCAAGAGCGCGGGCGTATGGCCGCACGCTGTCTTCTCCGGTCACGCGCACAACTACCAGCGCTTTACGCGGACGATCAATAACATGCAGATTCCGTTCCTTGTCGCGGGCAACGGAGGCCACTCGCCGCTCTCGGCCATGCGCTCGACTTACCGCACGCCTTACAAGATCGACAACACGCTGACGCTCGAAAACTACAACACCACCGACTACGGTTACCTGCGCGTCATCGTCAATGCACAGACCATGCGCATCGAGTTGCACCCAGCCTCGACAGCCGGAACCGCCAAGACGCCGACCGACACCGTCACCGTCAATCTCGCCAACTACACCATTACCGCCTGAGCTGCACCTGTCGCCTGCCGCGAGCCGCTGGCACATGACAAACCGTCCGCAAAGGCGTCCAATAGAGTTGGAGTAAACGATATGCCCATGAACGACTACCAGATGAACAGCTATCCCACCATCATCGACGCCCCGCGCGAGGAGACCTCGTCGCTGCTGGCTAAGGTGCTTGGAATCACCGCGCTTGGCTTCCTGATCACTGCCTTTGGCGTGGCCACCGCGCCACCGTGGGGAACCTTCGTCGGCTTCATCCTGGTCATTGGACTGATCTTCGGCATCAACTTTACGCGTAAAGCGCAGCCAGCCGTCGCGCTTGCCCTCTTCATGGGCCTCGCCTACTTCATGGGCTGGGAGATCGGCCCGCTGATCCAGCGTTACATCCGCACCTTCGGCTCGGGGTTGGTCTTCAACGCCGCCGCGACGACGGGTTGCGGCATGGCAGTGATGGGATGCATCTCGTACCTGTTCAGCATCAATTACCGCCGCGTCGCCGGAATCGGCTTTGCCGCATTGCTGGTGCTGATCATCGCCGGTATCGCGAGCATGTTCTTCCACTTCCTGACGCCGGATACGTACAGCTGGCTGACACTCGGCGTCTTCTCCCTGCTGACCGTGGCTGACTTCGCGCGCATCCGCGCAGGCGGCGATGGAGCCTCTGCCGTATCGCTCGCGCTGAGCATCTACCTCGACGGCATCAACATCTTCATGGCTGTGCTGCAGTTGATGGGCGGACGCCGCAGCCGCGACTAAAATTGACACATCCCTTCCGCAAACACGCTTCCTGGTGTCATCCTTAAACCATGAAGCGTGTTTCTCTTTTAAGCTCCGTCGCCGTTTTCTTCTTTTGCAGCCTCGCCGCCACCGCGCAGGATAGCGGCAACTGGCGCGCTTCGAACCAGACGGCGAAGACCATCACCGGCGATATCGCCATCGCGCCGGAGAAGCTCTATATCAACTTCATCCGCTTCACGATCTCGCGCATTCGCGCACTTGAGCCTGCCGAATCCGCAGCGGCCTTTGAGACCGACGCGAGCGCACAAGGCACGGGCAGTCTCTATCGCCTCAGCATTCCGCCCGAGCAGAAGTTCCTGCACAAGAACACGCTCTGCGGCTCCGATGAGACGCAGTGGATGGCCACCTACGTCGAGGGCAAAACGCTAAAGGTTGCCTTCTTCTCCGATGCCAAGCCGCCTGTCTTCAAGCTGGAAGCGCTACAGAACTCAACGAACCTGTGCGGTACCTTTGTCTACGTAAGATAAAGCACGCACAGCGGGTAGCGATAAGGGGCGCTCTTTGAGTAGAGATTCATACACTATTTGGAAATACCTGCGCTGCAACTTTCGTCTACATCGGAGTCCACGCTGGTCTGATTCCGTTTTTTCCTGAATCGCTCTACGCTGTTGCCTGAATCTCCGGGCCCGTGAGCACTTTACCCACAACCTCAACGCCTCACCGCATCGTCATCGCCGGTGGATGCCATGTCAACGGCTGGCCCATCGGTAAAGCTTCCGGCTTCGTCGAGGTGATGCTGCACGACTGCCACTGCGAAAACTCTTCGACGGTCGCCCCGATCAATCTACGCAACTCCTCGTCGCTGCTGCAGTTGCTCCGCCAGCAACCTGCCGATACGGTCATACTGCAGTTCGGCAACTACGAAACGATGGCTTCCATCAAAAAACACATCCGCGCTGTTCTGCATCTCGGCCGGAAGTATCACTGTTCCGAGAACAGCGGATTACAGGTCCCACCCGATACTCTCTTCATTTCGACGCTGCCCTGGCGACTCCGGGTTCTTTGCAAACTGGCGTACGGTTATACGCTGGGACACATTCCTCCTGCGCTCTTCGACGCACGTGCTTTCCGCCGCCAGTGCGAACAGCTGCTGTCTGATCTGGAACATCTGGAGGACACACCCAGGATCGTTATCTTTCTATCGCCGATTCCCTGCGCCGATCCTCTTATCAACCGCTACCGCTGTCAGGCTGCACAGATCATCCGTTGCCTTTGCGATGCAGCTTCTCCGCGTCTGCCCTTCCATGTGCGCTATGTCGATTCCGCCCAGGTGCTTGGCATCACGCCGCAGATCACGCAGGCCCTGCACACGCGCGTCTTCGCCGACGATCTCCATCTCAATGGCAGAGGCCATCTGCTTCTCGGTCTTGGACTCGCAACCATCCTTCAGACCAATCTTGTCTAGCTTCGCCGAAGCTCGTATCGTAGTCTTCCATGCCGACTCGCGCTCTCCTTCTCGTCACCGCTCTTCTCTTCGCTACACTCCCACTTGCCGCCCAGACTCCGAACACCCTCACTGCGCAGGAAAAGGCACAGGGCTGGCATCTTCTCTTTGACGGAAAGACCTCCACGGGCTGGCGCAGCACACACAGCCCTGGCTTCCCTGCCACAGGCTGGGAGGTCAAAGATGGCATGATCTCCGTCACCGAAAACGGCGGCGAAGAAGGTGGCAACGCCGGAGACATCATTACCGCACGCAAGTACACCAACTTTGAGTTGTCCGTGGATTTCCGCATCACTCCCGGCGCCAACAGCGGCATCAAGTACTTTGTCGATCTCGATATGACTCCAGGGCACGGTGGACATGGCTCCGCCATCGGCTTCGAGTACCAGATTCTCGACGATGCTGTTCACCCCGATGCAAAGAAAGGAAGCAACGGCGACCGTACCCTGGCCTCGCTCTACGACATGATCCCTGCCGCCGCCAACAAGCCTGTCAGACCCATCGGCGAATGGAACACGGCACGCATCGTCATTCGCGGAGCGCACGGCGAGCACTGGCTCAATGGAGTTAAGGTGGTTGAATACGAGCGCTTCACGCCGGCGTTCCGCAAACTCGTCGCCGATAGCAAATACCACGTCTATCCCAACTTCGGCGAAGCACACGATGGGTACATTCTGCTGCAGGACCACGGCTTCCCGGTATCGTTCCGCAACATCAAGATTCGCGAGCTTCCTGCAACATCACGCTGATGCCGCTCTATCGCAGACGGTTCGTCTCCCGCAGGCGCGATAGGCGACGCATCGCCGACGTCTTTCTGGATGGAGTTGGTTCGCCCGCGGCTTCCTGCAGATCGCAAGGACGAAACTCTACGCGATTCCGCCCGCTCTCCTTCGCCTTATACAGCGCGCGATCGGCTTGCTTCAACAACTTTTCCGGATGCAACAATACATCTGGCACGCATGTCGATACACCGCAACTGACTGTGACCTTCAGTATCTGTTCGCCGTCATAGCCACTCACGGGTGTACCGGCTCGCTCCACCAGCTGCCGTATTCTCTCGGCAACGCCGATCGCCATCTTCTGATTTGTGTCCGGCAGCAGAACGACAAACTCCTCGCCGCCGTATCGCGCCGCGAGATCCACCTGCGCCCGCAGCGCCTGCGGCAACAGCGATGCAACGTTTCGCAAGACCTCATCTCCATAAAGATGGCCGAAGACATCGTTCACCACCTTGAAATGATCGACATCAATCAGAATGATGCTGAGCTGTGTGTTCTCCCTCGCACCTTGCGCCCACAGCACCTCAAACCGCTCATCGAAGGCCCGACGATTCGGCAGCTCCGTCAGCCTGTCGATGTTTGAAAGCCGATGCAGCTCTGCGGTCTGCATCTCGCCGTTCATGAACAGCAGGTAGCTCAGCCGCTCCTGCCGCTCCAGACTGTGCGCGGCGGTCAGCGTAATAGCGCTTCCAAGACACATCATGCTGGCACCGATAATCTGCTCGGAGACCCTTAGTCCATGCGAGTAGCAGGCATAGATGAATCCGCCTGCCGTCATAAGGACCGTTGTCACCGCCGCATACGGAAAGCGCAGCCGCATCACCACATTCACAAACAACAGCGTGATCAGCACCGACATCAAACCGAAGGTCGCGGTCGCCGCCGTCCGACCGCCTTCTACATACAGATTGATAAAACAGATGATCGTCATACCTGCTGCAACCGCGCCTTCACGCGCCCATGCCTGCAGGTTCAGCCGCATCAGGTAGTTCACAAACAAGGCAATCGGCGTCACGATCTCCGTCTGCTGAACGATGGAGATCAGCATCCTGTCCTTCACCAGCAGATAGTCCGCCAGCAGGCACAGGTTCAACACGATGATGGCGATCAGCCCTTCAAGCCATAAACGATGCGATCGCTCCTTGCATGTATCCCGCTCGAACTTTGCTTCAAGCGCAGGCGCAAAGCGGAGCCAGCGCAGGCTTCGGCTGCGCAGCTTTCCGATCTCGTACTGGATGAGATAGTCGGCCGTTGAAATGGCCCTGGAGTCTTGCATCAGCGGCCCCGGAGAATGTAGGCCTCGCGTGCGAGGCTGACATGCACAAAGCCTAGACAAACCGCAGGACGCGCGTCAGCAAAAATTTAATGGCTTAGCACGAAAGGTGTAGGGGTACGTTCCCGAATCTGCACGACACTATCACGCATTTTCGGGAAATTAACTTACGCTCCCTCTGGAGATGGCGCATCATGCATATCCCCAATGCGCGAGCTGTTCGCTGCGATGGCCTGTTGTGCAAACAAATGCTCGAGACACTCAAGCGAGCTCCAAGGCGAACGTCAAGATTCATGTTGGTTCCGTAGAGCCACACGTTTGATGGATACGGCGTTGTCATTTTCGCTTAAACGCAGAAATCGCCCCGAGAAGAGGCGACTCTGCGTTGGATGCTGGATTAGGAGCGTACGAAGCGACGGCGGACTACGCTGAAGGCTCCGACAACGCCCGTGCCGAGTAGCAGAAGCGAGGACGGCTCGGGAGTGGGAGCGACGGCTGTGAGGTTGAAGGTGCCAACGCCAAAGCCGGAGCCGGCACCGCCGAGGATCTCGCCATAGTTGTTGCCAGGCGTGATATCGGTGGAACCGGGCGCGTAGAAGCTATAGATGTTGGCCTCAACTCCGCTTGCCGTTGCAAAAGACAGGCCCGAGGGGTCAAGCAGCGTGGAAGCAGGAAAGAGAAGATTATCGCCACCCCGAAAGCTGACGAGACCGGTGATGGCGCTCGCGCCGAGGGTTCCACTGATGGAATCGATGACCCACTGGCCGCTTGTTTCCGTTGCAGTGAGAGTGCCGCTGCCGGTTTCCGGAAAGCCGCCGAGTGAGGCCGCCGGACCAGTGAGGCTCCAGTTGAAACTGTCGGCGCGCGCAGCAAGAGAGCCGAGAGTGAGTGTAAGAGGGATCAAAGCGAAACGAAGAAAACGTACAAGCATAAATGAGCTGACTCCTAAGGAGAGATTCGCGTGCATTCGATCGTAAGAGTCCCAGGGAAGGCTGAGACACCAGTGTTCTTGTGTCGAATGATCGCGAGATGACAGGAGTTTTACTGAAGGGTAAATGCTCTCAGGCCGGGAATTACGCCCGGCATCCATAATAGAGACACAGTCATACGAAGCCGCCGCATAGGCCGGTAATCCACAGACATGCGGCGGCTATAGCTTGCTTGCTGGCTAGGCGTCCTGCTCGGCCAGCGCGGCGCGCATCTTTGCCGAATCGTCCCAGGCATAACGCAACGTGCCCGACAGCGGTGCCCGCCCCATCAACCGTACGCAGGCCAGAATCGCTTCGATCCACTGCGGCGGGTGCTTTTGCTTCCCCTCACCCGGCCACAAATCCGAAAGCTTGCGCATCTGTCCCTTCGAGTCCGGGTGATACACGCGCTGATCCCAGCGCTGTGACCCTTCGGGAAAGTGCGGATAATTGCGGATGGCATCCAGCGTCGACTGCAGAATCCGATGCTTCCACGGCTCCGCATACTGCGGCATGTAGAGCACGTGGCTCTGACGCTCGCGGCGAACCTCGTTCACGAACTCGGTAAAGCTGGTCGCACGCGTCAGGTTCACGTTCGCATTCGGCTCCACGCCATGACGGTCACCGCCCGAGATCACCAGCTGGTTCCACTTGCCCGCCAGCGTTGCCGCCTCGCGATTCTCCTTCCAGTCGCGCAGACCGTTCAGCTCCAGCGCGTGAACGTACTGTCCGTATACGGCGAGAAACTCGTTTACCAGCACCATGTGACGCTCGCGGCCCACGCGATACAAATCCCAGATCGGGTGATTGAAGACAATCAACACCTGCGGAATCTCGGACAGTTCGGCAAGAATCTCGCGCAGCATCCCCGGCTTGCGCTCCGCCGTAGGAATGGCGGTGAAGGCGCGCATACGCTCCATCCACTCGACACCCTTCGCCGAAGGGATGTTATGAATGCCAATGTGGAACGCGCTCTCGTAGAACGGGACCGTCCACTCTACCGAGACCGGAATGTGGCGTGCCGAATCGACCGAGCGCAGCAGCAGCGGCGCATTGATGTCATCGTGGTCGGTCAGCGAGACCAGCGCCTGGAGTTGCAGGTTGTTCTCAATCTGCGTGCGCTCCAGGTCGAAGGCAATACGCGGCGTCAGCGGTGGTGTCCAGTAGCTGCGGGCATAATCCGGCAGGATGCCGGAGGCACGCTGCGAACGCTCCTCGGCCCAGCGCATGATAGGTTGCAGAAAGCCCCAGTCGCGCGACATCTCGGCGATAAAGTCCAGGGTCTCCTGGGACTGGTTGGTGTGGCTGTGCAGCGAAACGCCGGTGACGAACCCCTTTGCCGCTTTAGGCTCGCGCCACAGATACGAGATGGTGGACTGGCTCACTTTGGCCCTCCGAGCTGATCTTTCTTGCTCGGGGGCAGTATGCGTGGCTCATGTAAATACCCGATGACTGCACTGAGAACAGGGCTTCAAAATCGACAAATGCTGATAACTGTGTTGGTTACACCCCAACGAATAAGCCCGGCAGTACATGCTGGACTCCGTAATCGATAGCTTCGTTAAAGTGTCGGCGCGATATCCGGCCCCAGAATCTCCTGTGCTGTCGGCATCGGATCGTGCGGCACATCTTTTGCTCCTGCTGCCGCGCGAGCCCTCTCCTGCAGCGCCTTCTCGTAGTCCGAGTTCAGGTGATTCTTCGTCAGGTCTTCCTTCAGAATCTCGAAGGCCTCATCCGGCGTATCGGCAAAGCGAAAGAGATTCAGGTCGCCCGGAGCAATCGCGCCCCGCTCCGCCAGCACATCCAGATTGATGACACTCTTCCAGTACGGGCTGCCGTAGATGACCGTCGTGATCTTCTTCGCCAGCTTGTTCGTCTGCGCCAGCGTCAACAGCTCGAACATCTCGTCCAGCGTGCCGAAGCCTCCCGGAAAGATCACCAGGGCCTTCGCCAGATACGCAAACCAGTACTTGCGCATGAAGAAGTAGTGGAAGTCGAAGTTCAGCGACGGCGTAATGTACGGATTCGGCTGCTGCTCGAACGGCAGCTTGATGTTCAGGCCAATCGTCTTCGCACCCGCCTCGTACGCGCCACGATTCGCTGCCTCCATAATGCCGGGGCCTCCGCCCGAGGTCACCACAAAGCGATGCCGTGGCCCGGGCAGCGACTTCGACCAGGTCGCCAGCTTGTTGGCCAGAATGCGCGCATCCTCGTAGTACGCAGCCATCTCAATCGCGGCGCCTGCCAGCCGCAACCGTGCGCCCGTCGCCTGCCCGTGCTCGACCTCCTGCAGCGTGGCCGGTTGCTCCGGCGCGGGCTCCTTCGAGCCCGTATTCGCCAGCAGCTCAAAGTTCGCAGCCGCAACATCCAGTGCGCGAAAACGTGCCGAGCCGAAGAAAACCACTGTGTCCTGGATGCGCTCGCGACGAAAACGCGACAGCGGCTCCTGGTACTCCGCCATGATGCGCAGAATGCGCGCGTCGGCCGAGTTCAAAAACTTCGAGTTCTCATAGGCAAGCGGAGCGCTCTCCAGCGGCTCAGGCTCAGGAGGAGGTAGTGTATTCGGGTCAGTAGCCATCGTTATCTTTATGTCCTTCCGGATCTCATCCACGGTAGTCGCGATAGTGCACGGCCTCGGAGATGCCGATCCATATATCCAGCAAACCCAGCCCCGAGATCATACCGCGCACTGCGCCGTTCTGCAGAAAGCCCGCCAGCGCCGGGTGCGACTGGATAAACAGGTTGTGGTCCCAGATGCGTGTCCACCACGGCAGAATCATCACCAGCACGCCCAGGTACACACAAAACAACACCAGCACAAACAGCGACAAACGCTGCAGCCACACCGGCGCGGCCGCGCGCTTCGTCTCTGCACTGGCAGAGGGCGGCGGCGTTGGCATCACAGTCGGTTCGTGGTCCGGGAATAGTGGGGGCTGGCCAGGCATCAAGCTCTCACAATTGAGTGTATCGGAGCCACTTCGCCGTTGTCTCTGCCGGGAAGCCCAGCAGGTTCGCCCCACGTTTCATCCGACTCGTCACAGACCCCTTGCCGTCCTCTGTTGCCTCTACTACCGTTCTCACTGATGATGCTCACGACTAAGACGTTCGCGCCCGCAAGCTTCCTCGTCCTGCTCTCTGCCGGAATCTTCGCAGCCGCTCAACAACCCGGCACGACCTCGGCACCGCGCAGCATCGCCCTCACCGACACCGCGAACCTCATCTCCAGGGGAGCCAAAACGGAGGTCGTCGAATACAAAGGTCGCAAGGCACTCCACATCATCACGCAGCCCGAAAGGGGCTCTGGAATCACCCTCCTCAAGGACGTCGATTTTCGCGACGGCACGATCGAGGTCGACATCGCCGCCAAGGTCACAACCCCTCCCGGTGTGCGCATGCCCGGCTTCATCGGCATCGGCTTCCGTGCCCGCCCCGACGCCTCGCGGTACGAGCTCTTTTACATTCGGCCCAATAACTCCAGGTCTGAAGACCAGGCCATGCGCAATCACTCCGTGCAATACAGTTCAGAGCCCAACTTCGGATGGGAGGTGCTGCGCAGACAGTGGCCCATGGTCTATGAAAGCTACACCGACCTCCAGCCCGCCGAGTGGACGAAGGTGAAGATCGAAGTCCACGGACGCCGCGCCACGCTGTACCTCAACGGCTCACCCAATCCCAGCCTCGTCGTCGACGGCCTGAAGGGCGAAGACCTCCATGGCGGCATCGTGCTCTATAGCTTCGTGGGCGAAGAGGCCTACTACTCTAACCTGAAGATCACTCCAGCAGCACCCGAGCCGATCAAAAACGGAGGCGAAGCGACCGGCACATGGGACGTCGCCTTCAACACCGACGCCGGGCGATTCAAAGGCACCATGACGCTCACTCGCGACAATACCAGGCTCGCAGGAACATGGTCCGGCGAGCTCGGCAACGACGTCCCCGTCACCGGCACATGGCGCGATGGCTACGTCGAGCTGACCTTCACCGGCACATGGCCCGACAACAAAGCATCCGCCCCCATTCGGCTCGCCGGCTGGATCGATGACGACTCCGCCCACGGCCGCATGAAGATGGAAGGCTACGCGGAAGGCCAGTGGACCGCGCAACGCCAGAAATAACGCCCCAAATGCGCTTCCTACAGAGGGTGCGCCCGAGATGCGAAAATAGAAGTGCATGCTGCAACTGATCTCGGCCGGCAAGCGCTTCGGCCAAAAGCTCCTCTTTGAAGATGTCAACTGGCTGATTACCCCCAACGAGCGCACCGGCCTCGTCGGGGGCAACGGCACCGGCAAATCCACGCTGCTGAAAGTCATCGGCGGCATCGAGTCGCTCGACTACGGCGAGATCGCCCGCGTCAAAGGCACCACCATCGGCTACCTTCCCCAGGACGGCCTCGCCATGCGCGGCAAGACCGTCTTCGAGGAGTGCCTCTCTGTCTTCGAGCACCTCCACGCACTCGAGCGCGAGTCCATCGAGCTGATGACCGTCATGAGCGAGAAGGACCCCAAATCGAAGGAATATCTCGCCGCCGCCGACCGCTACTCCGAGATCGCCGACCAGCTCCACGTCCACGACATCTACACGCTCGATTCGCAGGTCGGCGCCGTTCTCGGCGGCCTCGGCTTCAGCAAAGAAGACTGGGAGCGCAAGACCGAAGAGTTCTCCGGCGGCTGGCAGATGCGCATCGCGCTCGCTAAGCTCCTGCTGCAAAAACCCTCGCTGCTGTTGCTCGACGAGCCCACCAACCATCTCGACATCGAGAGCCGCAACTGGCTCGAAGAGTACCTGCACGACTATCCCAACGCCTTCATCCTCATCTCGCACGACCGCTACTTCCTCGACGTCACCGTCAACAAGATCGTTGAAGTATGGA is a genomic window containing:
- a CDS encoding PEP-CTERM sorting domain-containing protein — translated: MLVRFLRFALIPLTLTLGSLAARADSFNWSLTGPAASLGGFPETGSGTLTATETSGQWVIDSISGTLGASAITGLVSFRGGDNLLFPASTLLDPSGLSFATASGVEANIYSFYAPGSTDITPGNNYGEILGGAGSGFGVGTFNLTAVAPTPEPSSLLLLGTGVVGAFSVVRRRFVRS
- a CDS encoding 3-keto-disaccharide hydrolase encodes the protein MPTRALLLVTALLFATLPLAAQTPNTLTAQEKAQGWHLLFDGKTSTGWRSTHSPGFPATGWEVKDGMISVTENGGEEGGNAGDIITARKYTNFELSVDFRITPGANSGIKYFVDLDMTPGHGGHGSAIGFEYQILDDAVHPDAKKGSNGDRTLASLYDMIPAAANKPVRPIGEWNTARIVIRGAHGEHWLNGVKVVEYERFTPAFRKLVADSKYHVYPNFGEAHDGYILLQDHGFPVSFRNIKIRELPATSR
- a CDS encoding metallophosphoesterase family protein — its product is MPTPRKHLPAKKHPKSPGKPKRGTPKTPTAGDPIFGQPTPSPDPSGFKNPVTDQKDTGVGIVEAVPAAANKAVEPVLTLAQVYGSQGPGVVSGIQKAGQIVFHSVGDTGSAKGPSTQSQVADKMVTDFTETNSADVPSFLFHLGDLVYYFGESNYYYDQFFEPYRLYPAPIVAIPGNHDGVVYATDPEPTLTAFLRNFCATSFAPSPDAGGLLRSTMIQPAVYFTFDCPFVRILGLYSNVLEDPGVISDQSGTYKTLDSRQVDFLTAALKRVKSDKFTGAVIIAVHHPPFTGGAVHGGSPLMLADIDTACKSAGVWPHAVFSGHAHNYQRFTRTINNMQIPFLVAGNGGHSPLSAMRSTYRTPYKIDNTLTLENYNTTDYGYLRVIVNAQTMRIELHPASTAGTAKTPTDTVTVNLANYTITA
- a CDS encoding GGDEF domain-containing protein, with the protein product MQDSRAISTADYLIQYEIGKLRSRSLRWLRFAPALEAKFERDTCKERSHRLWLEGLIAIIVLNLCLLADYLLVKDRMLISIVQQTEIVTPIALFVNYLMRLNLQAWAREGAVAAGMTIICFINLYVEGGRTAATATFGLMSVLITLLFVNVVMRLRFPYAAVTTVLMTAGGFIYACYSHGLRVSEQIIGASMMCLGSAITLTAAHSLERQERLSYLLFMNGEMQTAELHRLSNIDRLTELPNRRAFDERFEVLWAQGARENTQLSIILIDVDHFKVVNDVFGHLYGDEVLRNVASLLPQALRAQVDLAARYGGEEFVVLLPDTNQKMAIGVAERIRQLVERAGTPVSGYDGEQILKVTVSCGVSTCVPDVLLHPEKLLKQADRALYKAKESGRNRVEFRPCDLQEAAGEPTPSRKTSAMRRLSRLRETNRLR
- a CDS encoding LOG family protein; amino-acid sequence: MATDPNTLPPPEPEPLESAPLAYENSKFLNSADARILRIMAEYQEPLSRFRRERIQDTVVFFGSARFRALDVAAANFELLANTGSKEPAPEQPATLQEVEHGQATGARLRLAGAAIEMAAYYEDARILANKLATWSKSLPGPRHRFVVTSGGGPGIMEAANRGAYEAGAKTIGLNIKLPFEQQPNPYITPSLNFDFHYFFMRKYWFAYLAKALVIFPGGFGTLDEMFELLTLAQTNKLAKKITTVIYGSPYWKSVINLDVLAERGAIAPGDLNLFRFADTPDEAFEILKEDLTKNHLNSDYEKALQERARAAAGAKDVPHDPMPTAQEILGPDIAPTL
- a CDS encoding Bax inhibitor-1/YccA family protein, whose product is MPMNDYQMNSYPTIIDAPREETSSLLAKVLGITALGFLITAFGVATAPPWGTFVGFILVIGLIFGINFTRKAQPAVALALFMGLAYFMGWEIGPLIQRYIRTFGSGLVFNAAATTGCGMAVMGCISYLFSINYRRVAGIGFAALLVLIIAGIASMFFHFLTPDTYSWLTLGVFSLLTVADFARIRAGGDGASAVSLALSIYLDGINIFMAVLQLMGGRRSRD
- a CDS encoding DUF1080 domain-containing protein, with the translated sequence MMLTTKTFAPASFLVLLSAGIFAAAQQPGTTSAPRSIALTDTANLISRGAKTEVVEYKGRKALHIITQPERGSGITLLKDVDFRDGTIEVDIAAKVTTPPGVRMPGFIGIGFRARPDASRYELFYIRPNNSRSEDQAMRNHSVQYSSEPNFGWEVLRRQWPMVYESYTDLQPAEWTKVKIEVHGRRATLYLNGSPNPSLVVDGLKGEDLHGGIVLYSFVGEEAYYSNLKITPAAPEPIKNGGEATGTWDVAFNTDAGRFKGTMTLTRDNTRLAGTWSGELGNDVPVTGTWRDGYVELTFTGTWPDNKASAPIRLAGWIDDDSAHGRMKMEGYAEGQWTAQRQK